The genome window CTAGTAAAAGGGCATGCCGCTCATTCCATGGAGGATTATCATGTTGCTAAGTTTGTGAAGGTAGGCGAGCATGAGCTTGGGATGTTTGCTATTTACGATGGTCATATGGGGGATGGTGTTCCGGCTTATCTACAGAAGCACTTGCTCGGCAATATTATAAAGGAGGTAAGTTGAGGTAAAGAAAGAATGAATGAATAGTTGATGGCTCTTTGGCAATTTGATTTTTTACTCTTATTAATTCATGTGCTTCAGGAAGAATTTTGGACTGACCCTATGAGATCAATAAAAAGTGCCTATGAGAAGACAGACCAAGCAATCCTTGCCAATAGTTCCAACTTGGGCCGTGGTGGTTCTACTGCTGTTACAGCGATTGTGATAGATGGCCGGAGGTTGTGGGTGGCCAACGTAGGAGATTCACGAGCTGTTCTTTCAAAGGGGGGTAAGGCAATACCTATGACTGTTGACCATGAACCTAACACAGAACGTGGCAGCATTGAGAATAAAGGAGGTTTTGTTTCAAACTTGCCAGGTTCTTTACTGAAACCACTTTCTTGTAAAGAAATGGCTTaaccttttcttcttttctataCTCGTCTCTGTGCAAAGTGTGGCTCTTGTAGTTTTCCTAATGTGTACTTTACCGTtgctattataaatttaaactaTATATTAGCTAGTACTTAGTTGAGGGCGACATAGGCGATCTTTGGACAAGTGTTCATTTTTAGAACATCTTGATTTCTTCTAgggttatttttttgttataccGGTTGTCTAGTTCAGCTTGAGCTCACCTCAACTAAACCCACTGGGTGCTTGCATAAAATCCCACCGCCATGGCCACCCCCTTAAATCCGTATTGCTTTCCTGGAGTTTATATGATGTTTCTACATGCATTTTGTTTGGTAATAAAAGATACACACTCTACCATAAAATCCAGATTTGTCATGATGGGAGTTGCACATTTGAAGCCAGTTCTGAGCACCTGGCGCGTTCTAATAAATTAAGAGCTCACAGTTGTTTACTTGTATGGTCAGACCCTTAAATCCTGAACATTTACTCATATAGGCATGTCCATAAGTGAGAACAAAATAAGATTGCTCGTACCATTCGTAATACATATCTTGTAATACTCATCATTTTGCTTTCCATTTGTGTGTGCTCTCTGCGTGTCCACCTAAACTGTGGAAGTGCAACCTAAATGTATCAGTTTTGGGTACTTCATCAATAACTTGGCCTTTTTTAATCGTTATTGGTGGTGGTAAGAAAAGCTTCAGTGGTTGGCATCATCAGGACAAATGCAGCACcttttaagaaataaattagaaaattatttcTTTAAAGAGTAACAAAGAGAACCATTGTGCTTGCTGCCTTCTTCCACCTCTAGTTTTTCATTGTTGGTTCTTTCACTATTACTGAACCTACCTTCTTGTTCATCTCAATCCACAAGTGTCAACTGTTCTTACTTTTTTAGTACCATATAAGAGAAGCAGAATAATTTGTGCTTCTAACTTGCTCAACAGGGGGAGACCTATAGGCCAGTTTATGATTAAGGCATAATGACAATAAATAGAAGACAAGACAGAGAACTCATCTTTGCAAGGAATATGTGATTTGACCAAATGATGAAGCTTTAGTTCTCAATCCATAGTATTGAACTCTTTAATGACATTTAAGGATTATAAAACTGGTATAAGATCCTAAAACTTGGTAAGGAAGTacagattgttataaatagaaaacCGCCAGAGTAATTATTCACCACCAACATTTGATATGCGATAATTACAATAAATAatgagaaataaaattaaaaaccgggggtgggggtgggggagGGTCTGCAGTAATTTTTACATGGAGTTGTGCGCATTGCATGACCTTTTCTAATATAAATTCATCTTCTGCCCCGTTAGTAGGGGAGGTGTCTGCAGTAACTTTTACATGGAGTCGTGCGCATTGCGTGacctttttttaatataaatgcaTCTTCTGCAGTTAGTGGGGGAGGTGTCTGTAGTAATTTTTACATTAAGTCGTGCGCATTGCGTGacctttttttaatataaattcatCTTCTGCAGTTAGTGGGGGAGGTGTCTGCAGTAATTTTTACATGGAGTCGTGCGCATTGCGTGaccttttttaatataaatgaacCGAGCGCATTGCGCAAACTTTTCTATAAATTCATCTTATGCCGTCCTTTGATAAATATGTGAATATGTGATGGAGTGCATTGTGGAAGCTTTTCTATTAATTTATCTTATGCTGTCCTTTGATAAATATGTGAATATGTGGTGGCGTAAAACTAGTACATATACGTCTCTGGTCTTGCAACAAGTAGATTCAAGAGAGGCTACCGACGGTTAAGAGAGGAGATCCTACTTGGGGAAAAATAGACAATTTTCGGGTTTCAATCTTCTGAATTCTGCCCTGTCTCTGTAATACTGTACATCTATGTTACGCACTCTCTCTTGTGTTATCATTTTCTTCAGGTTTTTCAGTATTGtactaattaataaaaaatgtgtgataTATGTGTAAATAGGTTAGTGTGTTTGCATTAGACATGTGTCTAAGAGTATCTTACCATAGATTCCAGATGGGCCGGCTGTGTAACGCTAGATATTGAAGCCCGCAAATTTTAGTCCCCTAATTTTAATATGTCTACTTTtatagaaagaaagaaaaagatattTGATTTGCTTCTTAATGTGCTTAAATTGGTCATTAACATGCAAATCTCATCAGCCAATGCGGGTGTTAGTATTAACATATACATCAAGATAAAACTGTTGTTTGTTGCGTGTAGGTGATGTTCCTAGAGTAAATGGGCAGCTTGCAGTTTCTCGGGCTTTTGGTGACAAAAGTCTTAAAACACATCTGCGATCTGATCCTGACATTCAAGATGCTGTTATCGGACGTGATGTTGATGTTCTTATTCTGGCAAGTGACGGTGTGTGGAAGGTATGCATCTTATCCCCAACTTTGGAATATAATCATACCAAATTACCATTTCCCCCCTTTACCTGTAACCTTGCATGCGTATGAATGCAGCAGATCATTGATACAATCAACCGTGTAAAATTGTACAGGTTATGACAAATGAAGAGGCAGTTGACATTgcaacaaaaatgaaaaacccGCAGAAGGCAGCTAAGCAATTAGCAGAAGAAGCTCTGAAGAGAGAGAGTAAAGATGACATCTCGTGTGTCGTCGTCAGGTTTCATTAAGAAACCATCTTAATATCCATTGCATCTGTTCTGCTGCAGAAACCAGGCGCCTAAGTTTCTCGCTTTAgatatgcatgtttataataGTAGCTAAACTTAAACTGTTCCCAGTTTGGTTCACCTTTTACCGTTACTACAGAGATTTGCTAAATTGTCATGTAAACACAAAAGAGTCGAAGACAGTACCCTCAGTCCGTTTGTTCATTTGTTGATTTCGTTGCACATACATAGAGAATCATAATCGTCGTGTCATTGCATTATCTTCTAAATTTGCTGAAGATTAGGTAGCCATGGTTCATTGATGAATTTGGCTCGGGCTCTAGAATTGCATTTCATGATTCCGGTAAAATGATCTAGACATGTAAGAATATTATAAGAACCAGTCTAGGTAGATAGATACTTCCTGATACCGAAGAGGAGGGACTATCCTAAGCTTAAGCCCGGCTGATTCAGAAAAAATAGTATCAGCTAGGCATATCTATTGAATTTTCAGAACCCGAATATATATCAAGCCCGTCAAGATACTTGCTTTGCTCATTCTAATAAAAGTTTCTGTTTCCGTCATACGTCAgtgaatattttttgaaaaaacttgCGAAGCCCGTCCTAATTTAGATTTTCAGATTCGTATCTTTAAACATTTCTTGAAAAAACTTGCGAAGCCCATCCTAGTTTAGATTTTCAGATTCGTATCTTTAAACATTTCTTCGTAATACTTGCGAAACCCGTCTTCATTTAGATTTCTAGTTCCGTACCACATATTTATGCATTTACGTGAATCACTTTGTTACATATTTATGCATTTACGTGAATCACTTTGTTTGATGAAGAAGAAAGTACCTTACCTACATAGCTATTTTCCtttcttaatatattaaagttattaaaatcaCTTGggctacaatttttttttagtattttCGTCTACCGTACCTGGACTAATTTCGATGGGCTTGCTCTAGAAAGGCATATTGGGCTCTTAAACTGAccaaataaaatccaaaaatccGGCCCAGTTTAAAATAGTAATGGGCTTAAGGAAATAGTTATGGGCTTAAGGCTAGCTAGGGCATCGTTATATTCTTCATACACCTATTATAAATACACGGCTCCTCtctttcatcttcatcattctTTCATCTCTCTTCATATCTTTTGCATAACATCTTGATTGTTGCcgcttataataatattatttattaatatacttATTGATTTCATTTGCATAACATATTTGAAACTGCCACTTCTTTCAGCTACAAGACTGTGGATCTTATGATCTGTTCTTTGTTAGCTTTGTTCTGGTGGCAAATATTAATTCCATTCTTTTGGGGTTTTTATATAGCTCGAATTGTGTTTCCACTATTCGGGTTTCCTCTCCTTGGAACATTTTTTTCGtattattatatgaaaatacCGAAGTTGTGAATTTGGTCGATGTTGTTAAGCAATTTCATCGGGACTTATTAAAGCAATCAAAATTTCGGTTCAAATATTTTGGCTCATTGAAGTACAAATATTTGATTGCGTTAAGTAGTCCTGATGATATTGCTAGTTTGCAACATCTGTATTATCGAATTCAGGTTGACATGCGGATGATTGATATTTGCTCACTGATATATGGTTCTTTACTATGCTAGTTTGTGATTTATccatttaaaataattcagGCGAAATATTCTATATGATATTATTAAGTGTATATGACACAAAGGGAGAGcacaaaaatttgaatatcagaTTATTCAAATTCGTGGACCGGTATTCGGGTTAAAAGAATTAGGAAATCTGGATATATGATCGGAAAAATTGGAAAGAATATTTGGTCCGGATGTTTTTCTGAGTTGTGAATCCATCTGAttcacaatattttttaaaatcggACAATAATCCGACCTGAGTCCTgactaataaatttattaaaaataaataatgaaatacATAACCCTCATGGTTCTGCTTTCGTGGAATGCAATCCCTTCAACTTGACTAAATGTGGATACAAGAAAATTCTGAAACTGATAATACAAAAAATTAGAACATACTGATTTATTTCGCAAAATCTTAAGCTGTCATTCATCTAGAAAACCGATGTTTTCTTAGAGCATACAACAAATTTTGTGGAAAAACTTAAGCCGTAGATGTTTGCCAGAGTCTCGTGATGGATATTCAAATTAGAGATCAAATTGGATCACTTTTTATGTTATTAGTttgatatatttcaaaaaaacaaGTGTTGTTTTTGACATTTATCATAACTCAATTTTTTTGGAAATTACTTTGAATTTCATTGATGACACAAGTATAAGATACTTCTTCATAATAaagtcgttttgactttttatacGTAATTTGAATTGTAAAAATATCATACTTAtatatttacttaattttattttttttaaaataaaaatttaacatttatattttcattcagatttttaaaaaaagtaatatataaaacatttcTACTTTACACTTTAAAGTTTAAATTATGAGTAAAAAGTAAACTGCCATTTGTTATGGGATAGAAGGATTAAAATTAGTCAAAGATTTTCAAATCAGTCCACATGAATATCGGATATTGTGGCATCAAGCTTCAAGTATTTCATATGATTGCATTTCCCTGGaaattatttcatatttcaGCAACGACATAATCGAAAGTACCACAATTCTTCCAATATCTGATAGGCCCTGGAAATTCTCAGAGTATTGATGGATGGACTTTTAGCAACTTCTCCACTATGAAGCAACAACTTCTCCACTATGAAATTCTCATATGAGCGATGTTGAATTTTCAAAGAAAATGAACGATTTATccatttaaaataattcagGCGAAATATTCTATATAGTATTAAGTGTATATAACACTAAGGGGGAGcacaaaaatttgaatatcagaTCATTCAAATTCGTGGACCGGTATTCGGCTTAAAAGAATTAGAAATCAGAACCTATACTCTGATTTATTTTGCAAAATCTTAAGCTGTCATTCATTTAGAAAACCGATGTTTTCTTAGAGAATACAACAAATTTTGTGGAAAAACTTAACTGGTAGATGGTTGCCAGATTCTCGTGAAATACTTGATAAGTTACTCCCTCGTTTTCGAGGTTGTTTCCGTTCGTAGTTTGTCCGTAGTTTGATTTTTCTGGAAAATATGGTtgcataatattttaatttttttttaaaataaaaatttaaacatcagaTTTTTATTTGAGGAAAAATAATTCCTGAAATGTATTATGTATACTTTAAATGAATCTTAAAAAGAGTGTTAAAATTAACTTAAAGAATTAAAGGGAACTGTAGGAGTACTGGTTTGATATATTTCAGACAAAttgatgattttgatatttattgtaattcaatttttctgaaaattattttgaatattattataatttgaggcgtaaaaaaaatatttctacatactactttttaatttttttttcctaaataaaatttaacagtatatttatttagaaaaaaaatcttgaaaaataatatataaaaaaatcttttttacCTTTCAAATTATgagtaaaaaatcaaaaaatgactcttattagtattaaaattaagggttaattatctagttggtcactgaagtaggcttaatgtatcaagttggtcactgaactcaaaacggtatcaagatggtcactgaagtggccataaatatcaaacagctaccttgaaatataagttcaagcagtaaaaatatcatttataaagttttacacattatttttgaatgttaccaaaaccaactaaaaggttatgacttctactatttatgataatatatttagattttatcaagtttatttattatttatttttaattaaaacaaagaaaataactatataataaaatataaataaataaacttgataaaatataaatatattattttaaatactagaagtcataactttttagttggttgtggtaacatttaaaaaaaaatgcgtaaaattttaaaaataatatttttactacttgaactcatatttcaaggtacttgtttgatatttatggtgactttagtgaccattttgataccattttgagttcagtgaccaacttgatacattaagctcatttcagtgaccaatttgataattaacccttaaaATTAGTCATCGAATCTCAAATGAGTCCACTTGAAAATCAGATTTGAGTCCACGTGAAAATTGTATTCGGCGTCaaagcattttcaagtatttCATATCATCGCATTTCCCTGGGAATTATTAGTATTTCAGCAATGACACAAATCGAAAGTACCACAATTCTTCCGATATCTGATAGGCCCCGGAAATACTTTCACTATTGATGGATGGACTTTTAGCAACTTCTCCACTATGAAGCAACAACTTCTCAACCAATATGTACATTTGCCGGAAGCTCCTCAGAGACTTTTTTTACTCGTTTCTATGATGTGGTATGCCTGCACGTCAGTTTGTACTGCAGAAGGTGAAGAAGTATACATATTTAACCAATTTTTCTGTACAATTTTTATATCCTTCAATCTGCAAGCAGTAAAGTTTTCAGATTTTCTTTGTAATTCGAtctgtaaattaaaatttataaataggaGGGGAAAATGAGCAAGAAAGGCTTCTTAATGGTGGTCCAGAGCATAATGAAGTTTCATATGAATTTCTAGTGTGCATTAGAATTTAGAAAACGAGTAGAAAATTAGAATTTGACAACTACTATATAAGAACATCAATTAGTACAGCTCTGTCCATACTAATATACTATCCTTCATCCATGGACACCACAAGTAATCAGCTAATTGCCCTTTACAGGCCGCCACTAGTTTTCATTTGGGTTCTGCCCCTGCTGCTCATGATGCTCGTTATACTCGTCGTTCGTTCAATTCTTGCTAATGTtggttattttagtgtaattgaattaactagttgatcaatgtaatcataatattatatcgaacaagtcaggagagtacggagtgtatgcttagtttgagtttattatgattattagtgcttatgaggcatgttcattggcattagacacatctattggaaaagaagtgtctattggcattagatttgtccattgacattagacacatctattgggaTAAGATGTGGCTATTGTCATTAGACAAGTCTATTTGGATTAAAGATGTGTCTATTGTCAAAAGACACATCTAttgacatctatatatagatgttgcattgatcatttcaagtacatggttcatttgaaatacacaacaaaacacattctctcttcttgcagaatttctgactttatccgattgaattatttggtgaaccacaaataacttcaatctgaAAGTGTTCACACGACTTCAGAAAAATCCAAGTTACCACCAAATTTCTACAACAAAGATTGAAGTTATTCTATTCTGAAGATGACGAACGGAGAATCTGCAAAAGACATGACAAGTAAGTTTGCAAAACTAGACAAGTTTGAGGGTCAAGATTTTCGAAGATGGCAAAAGAAGATGCATTTTTTGTTGACCACGCTAAAGGTTGTGTATGTTCTAAGTACTCCCATGCCCgaagagattgagaatgaaACTATTGAACAAACAAGGCAACGCTGCAAATGGGAAAACGATGACTACATCTGCCGCGGTCACATCCTAAACGGTATGTCTGATTCCCTTTTCGATGTATATCAAAATGTTGAGTCGGCGAAAGAATTGTGGGATTCTCTTGAATCCAAGTACATGGCAGAAGATGCTTCTAGTAAGAAGTTTCTGGTCAGTAATTTTATGAATTACAAAATGGTCGATTCTAGACCGGTGatggaacaatacaatgaattgtTAAGGATTCTGGGACAGTTTGTTCAACACAATCTGAAGATGGATGAATCTATCTCAGTTTATGGTGTTATAGACAAACTACCGCCATCATGGAAGGATTTTAAACACACCTTGAAACATAATaaagaagatatgacattggttGAACTTGGAAGTCACTTCCGAATTGAAGAGGCTTTGAGGACtcaagaaaatgagaataatcCTAAGGGCAAGAACCAAGTCGGTAACTCTTCTGTGAATATGGTTGAAGATGGTGGATGTTATAAGAATCCTAAAAACAACAAGGGTGACAAACGGAAATTCAAAGGAAACAACAACAACTTTTCCAACAAGAGGCCTAAGATTGCATGTTGGAAGTGTGGCAAACCTGGACATTTCAAGAAGGATTGTCGGGTTGGTAAAAGTAAGCAAGAAAGGCTTAATGCTGGTCCAAGTGGATCCAAAGATCCAGAAAAGCAACAAGGTCagattttgatcaaaaattgtaATTCTGGTCAGAATTATGTATCATTGATATCTGATGCATTTTATGTGCAGGATGATAATGTTGCTTGGTGGATTGATTCTGGAGCAACAAGTCATGTATGTAAAGATCTTCGTTGGTACACAGAATTTCAACCAATTGAAGATGGATCTATCTTAAAGATGGGAAATGTTGCAACTGAACCGATCAAAGGGCTAGGAAATGTTAAGCTAGTGTTTACTTCtggaaaatgtatatatttgaataatgtGTTGTATGTTCCTGGGATTCGAAAGAATCTCTTGTCTGGTGTTGTATTAAATAATTGTGGATATAAGCAAGTTTATGAAAGTGACAAGTATATCTTGTCAAAACATGGCACTTTCGTTGGCTTTGGTTACTTATGTAATGGCATGTTTATGTTGAATGTAAATACTCCATTTAATGATGAATCTTCTTGCATGGCTTCTACTAGTACTAGCATAAATTTGCATAAATCAGAATTATGGCATGCTAGACTAGGACATgta of Daucus carota subsp. sativus chromosome 3, DH1 v3.0, whole genome shotgun sequence contains these proteins:
- the LOC108210435 gene encoding probable protein phosphatase 2C 9 — encoded protein: MACFKCAGGQSAIDSGKGKSRAGQIKYGYSLVKGHAAHSMEDYHVAKFVKVGEHELGMFAIYDGHMGDGVPAYLQKHLLGNIIKEEEFWTDPMRSIKSAYEKTDQAILANSSNLGRGGSTAVTAIVIDGRRLWVANVGDSRAVLSKGGKAIPMTVDHEPNTERGSIENKGGFVSNLPGDVPRVNGQLAVSRAFGDKSLKTHLRSDPDIQDAVIGRDVDVLILASDGVWKVMTNEEAVDIATKMKNPQKAAKQLAEEALKRESKDDISCVVVRFH